The genomic segment AGGTGCCAACAACTTTTTCGAACAATACTTATTTTGTTGACTGAACTGCTTAGGTGATCAACCAAGCAAGCCGTTGGTTAAGCTGTCAATATGGGAAGGCTCATTTCTGTACCACTAGGGCCGGGAATTTTTGGAATATCTCTATAAAAGCACTCATTTGTACCTAAAATAGTAACCACTGAgtttatatattcatataaagCATATATCTGATATCTATCTCTACATCAAATATTCTGATATTATTTTCAGGATGATTTGGACCAACTTCAAGGACAACTTGACTCTCAAAAAGAAGACCACCAGAGACAACTCGAGACCTTACAGGGAAGCATCGAGGAACTCAACGAAAACCATCAGAAGGAAGTAGCACAACTTCAGAACCTACTCACAGACTACTACAAACCAAACTGTTCAGACTCCTCACGTCCCTCGGAGGAAGTGCAACCTTGTCTACAAGATCAACTTAAGACCCTTGTGGCCGAAATGGAGGCCGCCCGCCATTCACAGGAACATTTCCAAAAGGAGCTAGCACTGGCGCATCAGGACGTAGAGAACTTCAGAGAGGAGCTGACCCAGCAAGGCGCACGACAtcaggaggagatgaaggctcTGGAGGAGGACTgcgagatggagagggagcggCTCCTTCTGCTCCATGACGAGCTGACCGAGCAGCTGGCTCTAAAAGGTAATCCGGCACTTCACACTGTGTGCATTGTTCAGGAGTGTGAACATGTTGTAATACGTGGACACAGCCTCTCGTTTTCATCGACCAGATACTTTGTCGTCATTGTATGATGTTGACCTAGCTTAGTTACACCTACCAGGTCGTTTGTTGACacagaaaacatttttttttagacACATACCTGCAGGATGTccaagaggaggatgaggagccgATACGAGGTTCAGGGATCGCCAGGATGCTGGAACTGTCTGGCTGCAGTCAGGCGGAATCTGATGTCGCAGAGGGGGAGGCAACAGACGTCTGCAGATTGAAAGGTGTCCTCGAAGATGTCCAGGCCCAGAACACAATGCTGCATGATGAGCTGACATTGTTGACAAACTTGAAGGGCGAGCTTGAAATGGAGCTGGAGAGGATCAGGGAGGAAtttcagacagagaaggaggaaTTGGAGTTCAAAATTGACGAGCTCCAAATGACAAGAGAGAGTGTGCACATTGAACAAAACACAACCTCGGAAGACTTGAACTCGAAAGTAGTTCCTGACTCTGGCGTTCATGAAACAGTGAAGGAATTGGAGACCAATAACACAGCCGATGTACTTGATGGTCACAGCCTCCCTTCTGCCTCTGAAGTGCAATTATACGCTAGCCTTGCTAGACCAGAAAACCAAAGGTTGTTGAGTTTAGATGATCTTAACCAGGAATcacaagaaaaacaacacaacagaatTGAAGAACTTGAGGCTAAGTTGGAAGCCTTGAGTCATGAAAGAAACACAGCCATTGATGAATATGTCCAAATCAAAGACATTCTGCAAGGATTGGAAAATGAGTTGGGTCAGAAGACGGCTAATTTTGTTGCCCAGTATGAGACCATGAAAGAACAGGGTGCCAAGGCAGTACAGGATCTCCAATGTCAGATCGAAGAACTCCAGCAAGAAAAGACCATCCTGGTGGTGTCGGCCAGAGAAGCTACAGAAGACAACGAGAGCCTCAAGAAAAGTCTGAATGAATTGCAGATGCAGCTTGAAGAACCGCTAGTTACCAAGCAGCCCATGGAGGACTGTGTGGTCCCACCCCAGAACTCTGTTTTAGAAGAGACAAGGCTAGCCTTTGAGCTTAAGGAGTCGCTCGAGGAGCTGACCAAACAGAATGAGGTTATCATTGTTCAACTTCAGGCAAAGGACAATGAGGTCCATGAACTCCGAGAGATCGTCGGGGACCTGACGGCAAAGCGCGACGGGTTGCAGTCCCAAGTGCAGATACTCGAGGAGCAGCTAGACATGTTTGTCACGGAGCGGACAAAGGAGATCCAGTGGATtcaagaggagaaggagaataaGCTAGAGAGTTTGAGTGTGGAGATGGAGAGCCTTGGGAAGGCTAAGAATGCTGAGATTGAACATCTGACAGAGGAAAAGGCCAAGATGGAGGTTAACCTGAAGGCAGAGATCATGGAGAGGCAAGAGATGTTGTCCTCCCTTGAGCTGGCTGTCCAAGGCTTCTCCACAGAAAGGGACGATCTCAAATGCAACCTTGAGGAAGCATCCTCTGCCCTTTCCTGTGCTCAAGACGAGCGGAACCTTTTGGACTCAGAACTGACTGCGCTCAAGTCGGAGCTGGAGCAGAAGGAAGCCGATCTGCAGGCCAGGCTGCAGTCACTGGCTGAGGAGGCGGAACAAAGCCGGGCAGCAATGACGGTTCTGCAGGAGAGCCATGCAGAGGCGTCCAGACACTCTGCTGAACGGAAACAAGAGCTCCAGAACCGCATCGAAGAACTAGAGCGGGAACAAAGCATGGCGATGAAGACCGATGAAGCCAGTGGAGAAGACGGGTTGAAGGAATCTCGGGAGGGGCTCCAGATTCGCATTGAGgacctggagaaggagagggacatGTTGAAGAGCaacctggtggaggtggtgagggacACCGAGGGACTCCAGAAGGATCTAGAAGAGATGAAGTATGCCAATGAGAAGATGAGCGTAGAGAACCAAAAACTGTATGCCCATATCTCAGACGAAGCCATAGAGGACATGAATACACAGAGAAGACAACTGGAAGAACAACTTGAAGAAAAGAATAGCCTCGTCACTAAGTTGTGCGAGGATATGGCTGCCTTGAAGGTGTGTGAGTGGATCGTTTAAGAATTTGCATAATAGGTTTCAATTGGCACATTCTAATAATTGCACTTCATAACTAGCTTCCTAATTCAGGAATGTATTCCATTTATAATTCCCACCCTTTTTAACATTTCTCCCATTCACTATGCTAGGAATCTGCTGCCCAATCAACTTTTTGTGAAGAAAACTTTGCTGAGAAAATAGGTATGGAGTATCACTGTGTATCATTTAATCTTGGTCCCCTCACCCAGCGAGAAATACTGGTGTGACTCCAACTAGCCTAATCTGAGTCATGCATTAAGTCTGCTTTACGTTTTGTTTTCTACACCCTGCCACACATCGACACTCAGCCCTCCTGGAAACTGAGGCCAAAGAGAAGAATGAGAAAATGAACAAGATAAAGGCGGTGGCCATCAAAGCAAAAAAGGAACTGGACACTAGTAAGAAAGAGGTACGGTCGTCACAAAAGTACAGTGTTCGTGATTTCCACAGAATCTGCAAATTGTTTTGCTATCTAAAATCCATGGtctctcccttttttgaatGGTCTTTCTAGGTCAGCACCCTTAAAGAGGAAGTGGAGTTGCTGAAGGCTGAGCGGGACAAAGTGAGCAGCTCCATGAAGGACGTCATCCACACCGCTGAGAGCTACAATGTAAGGCAAAGAGTCCATTTCTGACCATGTATCCTTTGGTTTATCTTTGCACAATATACAATATGCGTGTGTTCAACAAAACCCTCTCTCGAGCCAAACATCTTTCTGTGATTTATGTGCAGAAATGTCATAACTACTATTATTAAATTCCTACTGTCTGTTAACATGTTCATCTTTTCGATTTAATATTTATAATGATTAAGGTTTTATTCAAGTAACAATTACATACTCTGTAACCCTAACGACCATATCAAtaacatatgtctttgtgtAGGAACGACCCTAGTCCTTCAAAAAGTAAATGGGCTATAACACATTGTATTGATGTTCCATGTACTATTGGACTCTTAATCAGTGTCCCCGAGATAACACTGTTGGCCTCCATTTAGGATGAAACCACTCTCTTGTATCAAATGTGCATTTTGCTCGCAGCCTAAATGGAGCGGCTGTCAAATCGACTGTGACGTATAGTGTTTTCCTACACTGTGCTGCTCAGCCAGCCTTCAaatcaatggtgtgtgtgtgtgtgtgtgtgtgtgtgtgtgtgtgtgtgtgtgtgtgtgtgtgtgtgtgtgtgtgtgtgtgtgtgtgtgtgtgtgtgtgtgtgtgtgtgtgtgtgtgtgtgtgtgtgtgtgtgtgtgtctagaacGTGCAGATTGATCACGATAGGCTGACGGAGCAACTGGATAAGGAGCGGGAGAAGGCGGAGGGGGCGGAGAGACGGATGGCCGAGCTCACCAAACAGCTCGATGCTGCTGTGTCACAGGTAGGGCCCTGCCTACACCATGCCCTTACGGGTACACAGGTTTGTATCCCCTTCCGTGATATAGAATCCTgtccacaccaccacacacaggcTTTGGAAAAGCGTCCACAGGAGAACATTAAAACAACCAAATACGCTCTATGGGCATGCCCGGCCAGTGGTTCAGCGATGATC from the Gadus macrocephalus chromosome 20, ASM3116895v1 genome contains:
- the LOC132448230 gene encoding GRIP and coiled-coil domain-containing protein 2, encoding MEEPGGTGSQSVASPQAGAPKSKLDTLSKDDLIKFAKKQIAAMQKMKTKCTDLEKEVETFKQSKASSSNAVDPNLLQELTERMEALLLEKAECQQRLVLSCKDLERTKKQTKDDLDQLQGQLDSQKEDHQRQLETLQGSIEELNENHQKEVAQLQNLLTDYYKPNCSDSSRPSEEVQPCLQDQLKTLVAEMEAARHSQEHFQKELALAHQDVENFREELTQQGARHQEEMKALEEDCEMERERLLLLHDELTEQLALKDTYLQDVQEEDEEPIRGSGIARMLELSGCSQAESDVAEGEATDVCRLKGVLEDVQAQNTMLHDELTLLTNLKGELEMELERIREEFQTEKEELEFKIDELQMTRESVHIEQNTTSEDLNSKVVPDSGVHETVKELETNNTADVLDGHSLPSASEVQLYASLARPENQRLLSLDDLNQESQEKQHNRIEELEAKLEALSHERNTAIDEYVQIKDILQGLENELGQKTANFVAQYETMKEQGAKAVQDLQCQIEELQQEKTILVVSAREATEDNESLKKSLNELQMQLEEPLVTKQPMEDCVVPPQNSVLEETRLAFELKESLEELTKQNEVIIVQLQAKDNEVHELREIVGDLTAKRDGLQSQVQILEEQLDMFVTERTKEIQWIQEEKENKLESLSVEMESLGKAKNAEIEHLTEEKAKMEVNLKAEIMERQEMLSSLELAVQGFSTERDDLKCNLEEASSALSCAQDERNLLDSELTALKSELEQKEADLQARLQSLAEEAEQSRAAMTVLQESHAEASRHSAERKQELQNRIEELEREQSMAMKTDEASGEDGLKESREGLQIRIEDLEKERDMLKSNLVEVVRDTEGLQKDLEEMKYANEKMSVENQKLYAHISDEAIEDMNTQRRQLEEQLEEKNSLVTKLCEDMAALKESAAQSTFCEENFAEKIALLETEAKEKNEKMNKIKAVAIKAKKELDTSKKEVSTLKEEVELLKAERDKVSSSMKDVIHTAESYNNVQIDHDRLTEQLDKEREKAEGAERRMAELTKQLDAAVSQNATVSGEKEDLLAAVLTWRSTVKQLEAHVKEAGKQREGLEAELLAERLMKEQKVKELLSATSKSEELTAELGRLQQLSQQTAHELQQLRKEAQQNSLLGMEMADYERLVKELNIKVSQGESDIAQLKAQIATHVQSEESFKQQTEDLKSQVRQREEKASKMKQLLVKTKKDLAEAKTQNASSMMLQASLKGELEKNQQQLECCKIEVSALMAERHRLQEQLRCATEQSLRTASSLQQRITNLQQECEVSKAELVLTTGDFESYKVRVHNVLKQQKNKATLLSDSEPVKLEREQLSSQVEQLRARLSESQQSLQGCAAELQQLQHEHATLLERHNKMLQETVAKEAELRERLLSVQSENMSLRTEQAQAQAELQAQAEAQRLAFREQVRHLQDEQRSTVETLHAQLSRLEEQLFTLQSQSGSPSIQSSRRPRMSDVQRRNPDPSHGGPGSIDLQTTAREEGEGMETAETENPLQPHPPLPSLELLLGSPDPKQEPFVWTVEPTKQELSQQLTTAARSMEHMNSLLHETEATNAVLMEQVTLLKSELRRLERNLERDKSVSNMEYLKNVLLQFIFLNSGNERQALLPVIHTMLQLSPEEKSRLAAIAQGQPDVSGSRGAGWSSYLHSWSGIR